The nucleotide window GAGAGCAGATCGTGCAGGCCGTCATGCAGCTTGAGCCGCTTCCGAGGCGGGTTTCCGGCAAGCAGGTGGAAAACATCGTGCCCGCAGACGCGCCCCACAAAGGGGATGCGCTGCTCCGGCTCATGGACCACGGTGGTTATTCGCGGGCACTGTTCGCAGGGGACGACCTGACCGACGAGGATGTGTTCAGGCTGAGGGACCAGCGTATCTTCGGCATCAAGGTCGGGTGCGGGATGCAGAGCGCTGCTGATTACTGCCTTGAGGACTTCTGTGAGATGACCCGTCTGTTCGATGAAGTCCTGAATTCGCACGTTGGCCTGCCCTGAGCTGCTGCAAGGTAATGATCGCTGCCCATGGGGAGGAGAACGTCAGTGGTGCCCATGGCGGTGGTGGATGTCGGGCCAGTGCGGGTGCCGGTGAGTCAGGTGTTCGTGAACATGGTAATGGTCATGGGGCGTCTGCTCTTCCCTTTTTCGGCCGTGGTCGTGGCGATGCCGGTGGCCCTGGGGGAGATGGGTATGGAGATGGTCATGCCGCTCCCGGCAGAGCAGGACAACCCCGGCTAGCATCAGGATAGTGGCAAGCCAGAAGGAGAGGGGCGGGCGCTCGGGGAACAGTACCAGCGAGAGCAGGACCCCGATGAACGGGCCGACGCTGAAGAAGGTGCTGGTGCGGGCCGAACCGATCTCCCGCAGGGCCCTGATAAACAGGACAAGGCTCAGTCCGCAACTGAACGCCCCGATCAGCAGGACGCTGCCCACATGGCCGGCAGTGGCGGTACCCGAACCCAGGGCCAGAGCCAGGAGGATGTTGAACAGCCCGGCTCCGTACCCCTTGATGGCGGCCAGGGCCGTTGGCGGCAACTCCTCCACCTCTCTGGTGAGGTTGTTGTCGATCCCCCAGAAGACGCAGGCCAGCACTACCAGCAGCCCGGAAACGGAGAAGGCAGCCTCCCCTCCGGGGCCCAGAACCACCAGGGCCGCGGCCAGTACGATCAGTACCTTGCCGGCCCAGACTGGGAGGCTGACGTGCTCCTTGAAGATCAGCCGGGCAATGAGGGTGGTGGCCACGGTCTCCAGGTT belongs to Geobacter sp. SVR and includes:
- a CDS encoding DMT family transporter; protein product: MSAPSPRSLLRGPFQALLSAALFGVAPVLCKLVINDMSPLLLAGLLYLGSGMGLSLTLVGQGSNLRHELSRISPRYRRALLGAVLSGGVVAPACLAYGIRYGTASEVALLLNLETVATTLIARLIFKEHVSLPVWAGKVLIVLAAALVVLGPGGEAAFSVSGLLVVLACVFWGIDNNLTREVEELPPTALAAIKGYGAGLFNILLALALGSGTATAGHVGSVLLIGAFSCGLSLVLFIRALREIGSARTSTFFSVGPFIGVLLSLVLFPERPPLSFWLATILMLAGVVLLCRERHDHLHTHLPQGHRHRHDHGRKREEQTPHDHYHVHEHLTHRHPHWPDIHHRHGHH